A segment of the Asinibacterium sp. OR53 genome:
TATAAGATGGTTGGGAAAATGATTTGCCGCATCGTACAAACCCCCATTCCCCCTGGCAATCGTAAGCCGCACACGGCCACATGCAGTGTGTTTGTTTTTTTCCGCTACCGTCAAAATGCGCTGCTCCAGGTAGGCCGGTGTAAAATGTGCAGGACATTCAAACCGTAACAGGTCCAGCGCGCTGAACAGCCGTTCAAAATGATAGGATGCGAGACATAATTTTCCGTTCACCATTTTCATCGTTTCAAAACAGCCATCTCCATACCGGAATGAACGGTTGGAGGCGTCGATCAACGGCCCGTTGTCGCGCATCAGTTTGCCATTGTAAAAAAGAAAATCTCCGGTTCCCATGCAATAAAGATAGAATGAAGGTAAATTAGCAACCATGAAAATAATGGAAGCGATACAGGTGTTGGAGCAGACCGCTCCCCTTTCTTACCAGGAGGGATATGATAATGCGGGATTACTCACCGGTAACAGCAACTGGAACTGCACCGGCATACTCTGTACCCTCGATGCCACTGAGCAGGTGATCATGGAAGCCAAAGAAAGAGGATGCAACCTGGTCATAGCCCACCACCCTATTATTTTCGGCGGACTGAAAAAAATAACCGGAAGAAATTATGTGGAGAAAACCATCATCAGCGCCATCAAGCACGATATCGCCATCTATGCCATCCATACCAACCTCGATAATGTATTGCACGGGGTGAATGACCGGATGGCCGATCGACTTGGACTGGTTTCCAGGCAAATCCTCGCCCCTAAAAGCGGACAACTGATGAAACTCTGCAGTTTTGTGCCCCTGGCGCAGGCCGATGAAGTACGCACCACCCTGTTCGAAGCAGGCGCCGGGCATATTGGCCGGTACAGCGATTGCAGTTTTAATGTGGAAGGCACCGGTACTTTCAAAGGCGGAGCCGGTACCAACCCTTTTGCAGGTAAACCGGGTGAGCTGCACAGGGAAAAAGAGGTCAAACTGGAAGTAATTTTCCCGGCCCATCTCCAGTCAAGGCTGGTGGCAGCCCTGCTGAAGGCCCACCCTTATGAAGAAGTGGCCTATGACATCATCCCCCTGGCTAATGAGCACCCCGAAGTGGGGAGCGGCCTTATAGGAGAACTGCCCGAACCGGTAACCGAAGAAGGCTTTCTACATATACTAAAAAATGCTTTTGAATTAAGCGTTGTCCGTCATACACCCTTGCTGGGGAAAAGGGTGCAAAAAGTGGCCCTTTGCGGGGGCGCCGGCAGCTTTTTAACCGGCCGGGCCCTGGCGGCAGGAGCCGATGTGTATGTTACGGCCGACGTTAAATACCACGAGTTTTTCGATGCCAACGGCCGGCTGGTCATTGCCGATATCGGCCACTGGGAAAGTGAACAATATACCAGCGAGCTCCTGGTTGAACTTTTACAGGCTAAATTCCCTACCTTTGCCGTCCTCAAATCAGCAATCAATACCAACCCTGTTCGGTATTTTTAAAGCTACAAACGACAAAACACTATATGGCTTCAGTTAAAGATTTCTCTGTTGAAGAAAAATTGGTAGCCCTCTTAAGGTTACAAAAGATTGACAGCAAACTGGATGAGATCCAGATCCTGAAAGGCGAACTGCCCATGGAAGTGAGCGACCTCGAAGATGAAGTGCATGGTTTACAGAGCCGCCAGACCCGTGTTGAAGAAGAACTCAACGGTATCACCGAGTTCATTGAAAGCAAAAAAACTGCTATCAAAGAAAGCGAAGCCCTCATCAGCAAATACGAAAAGCAAAGCGAGAACGTAAAGAATAACCGCGAATTCGAAGCCATCAACAAAGAGATCGAAATGCAACAGCTCGAGATCAAATTGGCCGAGAAACATATCCGCGACGCCAATGAAGAACTAGCCGATAAAGTAAAGGCGCTGGAATCTGCCAAAAAACAACTGGGCGTTAAAGAAGGCGTTCTCAATCATAAAAAAGGGGAACTGCAGAAGATCATCGCAGATACCGAAAAAGAAGAATCTCATTTTGCCAAAGACAGCGACCAGGCACGCAGCCATATCGATGAAAGGTTACTGTACAGCTATGACCGCATCCGCAAAAGCTACCGCAATGGCCTGGCCGTTGTACCGGTAGAAAGAGATGCCTGCGGTGGTTGCTTCAATGCCATCCCTCCTCAACGCCAGAGCGAGATTCGTTTACATAAAAAGATCATCGTGTGCGAGAACTGCGGCCGCATTCTCGTTGATGCCGACCTGAACGACAGCGTTGAAGTAAAATAGGAAATGAAACACTACCTGTTTCTCCTGTTACTGTGCTGCGGCTGCCTGCAAGGGCAAACACAGCAAGTGTATGAATTCAATACCACCTGTCAACAGGCTTACCAGGAAATCACCAGGTTAAAGATCAACAGCGGACTGGCACTGATAGAAAAAGCCAGGCAACAGAATCCACATAACCTCATACCGGTTATGTTGGAAAGCTATGCCGATTTCTATCTTCTCTTTTTCAACGAAGACCCCGCTGAATATGCCACCCGCTATCCGCGGTTTGCGCAACGCATCAGCCAATTGGAGAAAGGTCCGCAAAGCTCCCCCTTTTATTATTTCTGCCTCAGCACCGTACGTACCCATAAAGCAGCCGTATCCATCAAGTTCGGTCATTTCTGGGATGCAGGCTGGGAATTCAGAAGAGCCTATCAGGCCATTAAAGAAAACAGGAAAGCGTTTCCCACTTTCATGCCCAACGACCTCATGTATGGCGCATTGCAAGCCGTGGTGGGCACTATTCCAAAGGGATATAAGTGGCTGGCTTCCCTGTTTGGCATGAAAGGCTCGCTTACAGAAGGCATGCGCATCGTGCACGGCTTCGTTTACAGCAACGATCCCTGGGGAAGATTGATGTCAGCCGATGCCAACTTCATATATCCCTACCTCCTCTTCTATCTCGAAAACAAAAAAGAAGAAGCTTTACAATTTATCAACCAACGTAAGCTCGACCTGGTGAACAACCACCTGCACGCTTATATGGCTGCCAACCTGGCCCTGAATAATAAGCAGGCCGATTTGACCAGGAACATCATTCTCAACAGGAATAAGTCCGACGAATACCTGCATACCCCTGTATGGGATTTTGAAATGGGCTTTGCCCGGCTTTATCACCTTGAATTACCCGAAGCCACTTCCTGTATGGAAAGGTTTGTATCCGGCTTCAAAGGAAAATTCTATCTGAAAGACGCTTACCAGAAACTGAGCTGGTGTTATTACCTGCAAGGCAATATGCAGGCGGCAGAAGCTGCGCGGAAAAATGTACTGTCACGCGGCGCTACCGATTCCGATGCCGATAAGCAGGCGTTGAAAGATGCCCAATCGGGCAGATGGCCCAATGTATTATTATTGAAGACCCGCTTGCTGAATGATGGCGGTTACCATCACGATGCGTTGGCACTGTTGCATGGAAAAACAGAACGCGACTTTACGCGCGAAGAAGAGAAACTGGAATTCGTTTACCGCATGGGCCGCATTTATGACGACCTGGGCAGGGATGCAGAAGCCATTACATTTTACCAGCAAGCCATACACATCGGTGCAAACAGGACCGAATATTTTGCGGCCAGGGCTGCGCTGCAGGCCGGTCAGCTCTATGAATCCAAAGGCAATAAAGCCACTGCCATCTCCTATTACCAGCAATGCCTCGATATGGGTGACCATGAATACAAAAATTCGCTCGACCAAAGAGCGAAATCAGGCATCGCCCGGTGTAAAGGAGAGTAAGAGAAATTGCTGATACCGTACTTTTACTTTTGACTTTTGACTTTTTGCTTTTTAATTTTGATTTTTGTTTTTCATCATTGCTGTGTTAAAGAAACTCATCATACAGAATTACGCGATCATCGACGAGATTGAAATTGATTTCTCGTCGCAGTTGAATATGATCACCGGTGAAACCGGTGCAGGGAAAAGTATATTGATGGGAGCGCTCAGCCTGATACTGGGCGAACGGGCAGATAGCAATGTGCTGGTGAACAAAGAAAAAAAATGTTTCATTGAAGGATATTTTGCAGTGGAAGACCGCAAACAGGTACTGACTTTTTTACAGGAGCAGGAACTCGATGCAACGGAAGAACTGATCCTGCGCCGGGAAATCGCTGCCAATGGCAAGTCCCGCGCTTTCATCAACGACACACCGGCTACCCTGCAACAGTTGAAAACATTGGCTTCCCTGCTGGTTGACCTCCACCAGCAATTCGATACACTCGAGCTGGGCGACACCGATTTTCAACGCGAAGTACTGGATGCGCTTGCCGGCAATAACCACTCGCTCGACCATTACCAATCGCTCTTCCGGCAATGGCATGCAGTGAGTAAAGAACTCACCGCATTGCAGGATCAAAAAAAGGCCTTCACCAAAGAAGCCGATTACCACCAGTTTCTTTTCGATGAACTGAATGAAGTTGGTCTACGCGAAAATGAATTGGAAGAGCTGGACCAGGAGTTGAAATTATTAAGCCATTCAGAAGGCATTAAAATGGTGCTGGACAAGGTTTGTTATGAATTGAAAGAAAGCGAGCAGCCGGTGACCACTGTTTTAAAACAACTCATCCAGCAACTGCAGTCCTACACATCGTATCACGCTGATATTGCGGTGCTCATTGCGCGTTTGCAGAGCAGCCAGGTAGAGTTACAGGATATTGCGGCAGAAACCGTTCACCTGAATAATGGCGTTCATTTCGATGAAAAAAGAATTGAGTGGATCAACAACCGCTTAGCCGAAGGATATAAATTATTGAAAAAACACGGGGTGCAAACCACAGCCGAATTGCTCGAATTGCAAACATCGCTCGAAAATAAATTACAGGCTGTGCTGGACATCGATGATGCCATCGCCGCCAAAGAAACAGCACAATCCCGTTTATATGAGTCGGCCAGCCAGTTGGCTGCCGCCATTTCCAAAGCAAGACACCAGCAGGTAAAACCTCTCGAGGAAAAAGTAAACCATTTGCTGAAACAGGTAGGCATGCCCAACGCGCGTCTCAAAGTACAGATCAGTGATACGGCATTACAATCTTCCGGTAAAGACCAGGTTGAATTTTTATTCGATGCCAATAAAAGCAACCGTTTCGAGCCTGTTCGCAAAGTGGCCAGTGGCGGCGAATTGAGCAGGCTCATGCTCTGCATCAAATCATTGGTTGCCCAATCGATCAACCTGCCTACCCTGATCTTCGATGAAATAGATACGGGCATTTCAGGTGAAGCTGCCAAACAGGTAGGACTTATCATGAAGGAATTGGCAGCGAGCCGGCAGATCATCTGTATCACGCACCAGCCACAGATCGCAGGCAAGGCCCATGCGCATTTCTTTGTGTACAAAGAAGTGGTCAACAACCAGGTCAAGACCAATATCAGGCTGCTCAGCCAGGATGAACGCATTACCACCATTGCCCAGATGCTCAGCGGCGAAAAGCCTACGGCGGCTGCATTGGAGAACGCAAAGGAATTGATTGCCGATTAATAAAACATATATTTCCTATTTTTACACCCAACCTATAATAACAGCTATGGCATACAACCTATTAAAAGGAAAACGAGGAATCATTACCGGTGCATTGGATGAAAATTCCATTGCCTGGAAAGTAGCAGAGAAAGCACACGAAGAAGGCGCCAGTTTTGTATTGACCAATGCACCCATCGCCATGCGCATGGGCGAGATCAAGAAGCTGGCGGAGAAAACCGGTTCCGAGATCATCCCGGCCGATGCAACCAGCGTTGAAGATCTTACCAACCTGTTTACCAAATCGCAGGAAATATTGGGCGGCAAAATAGATTTTGTATTGCACTCCATTGGTATGAGTGTCAACGTGCGCAAGAATGTTCCTTATGTTGAATCCAATTACGAGTATTTCCAGAA
Coding sequences within it:
- the recN gene encoding DNA repair protein RecN produces the protein MFFIIAVLKKLIIQNYAIIDEIEIDFSSQLNMITGETGAGKSILMGALSLILGERADSNVLVNKEKKCFIEGYFAVEDRKQVLTFLQEQELDATEELILRREIAANGKSRAFINDTPATLQQLKTLASLLVDLHQQFDTLELGDTDFQREVLDALAGNNHSLDHYQSLFRQWHAVSKELTALQDQKKAFTKEADYHQFLFDELNEVGLRENELEELDQELKLLSHSEGIKMVLDKVCYELKESEQPVTTVLKQLIQQLQSYTSYHADIAVLIARLQSSQVELQDIAAETVHLNNGVHFDEKRIEWINNRLAEGYKLLKKHGVQTTAELLELQTSLENKLQAVLDIDDAIAAKETAQSRLYESASQLAAAISKARHQQVKPLEEKVNHLLKQVGMPNARLKVQISDTALQSSGKDQVEFLFDANKSNRFEPVRKVASGGELSRLMLCIKSLVAQSINLPTLIFDEIDTGISGEAAKQVGLIMKELAASRQIICITHQPQIAGKAHAHFFVYKEVVNNQVKTNIRLLSQDERITTIAQMLSGEKPTAAALENAKELIAD
- a CDS encoding zinc ribbon domain-containing protein, translated to MASVKDFSVEEKLVALLRLQKIDSKLDEIQILKGELPMEVSDLEDEVHGLQSRQTRVEEELNGITEFIESKKTAIKESEALISKYEKQSENVKNNREFEAINKEIEMQQLEIKLAEKHIRDANEELADKVKALESAKKQLGVKEGVLNHKKGELQKIIADTEKEESHFAKDSDQARSHIDERLLYSYDRIRKSYRNGLAVVPVERDACGGCFNAIPPQRQSEIRLHKKIIVCENCGRILVDADLNDSVEVK
- a CDS encoding lipopolysaccharide assembly protein LapB, which produces MKHYLFLLLLCCGCLQGQTQQVYEFNTTCQQAYQEITRLKINSGLALIEKARQQNPHNLIPVMLESYADFYLLFFNEDPAEYATRYPRFAQRISQLEKGPQSSPFYYFCLSTVRTHKAAVSIKFGHFWDAGWEFRRAYQAIKENRKAFPTFMPNDLMYGALQAVVGTIPKGYKWLASLFGMKGSLTEGMRIVHGFVYSNDPWGRLMSADANFIYPYLLFYLENKKEEALQFINQRKLDLVNNHLHAYMAANLALNNKQADLTRNIILNRNKSDEYLHTPVWDFEMGFARLYHLELPEATSCMERFVSGFKGKFYLKDAYQKLSWCYYLQGNMQAAEAARKNVLSRGATDSDADKQALKDAQSGRWPNVLLLKTRLLNDGGYHHDALALLHGKTERDFTREEEKLEFVYRMGRIYDDLGRDAEAITFYQQAIHIGANRTEYFAARAALQAGQLYESKGNKATAISYYQQCLDMGDHEYKNSLDQRAKSGIARCKGE
- a CDS encoding Nif3-like dinuclear metal center hexameric protein codes for the protein MKIMEAIQVLEQTAPLSYQEGYDNAGLLTGNSNWNCTGILCTLDATEQVIMEAKERGCNLVIAHHPIIFGGLKKITGRNYVEKTIISAIKHDIAIYAIHTNLDNVLHGVNDRMADRLGLVSRQILAPKSGQLMKLCSFVPLAQADEVRTTLFEAGAGHIGRYSDCSFNVEGTGTFKGGAGTNPFAGKPGELHREKEVKLEVIFPAHLQSRLVAALLKAHPYEEVAYDIIPLANEHPEVGSGLIGELPEPVTEEGFLHILKNAFELSVVRHTPLLGKRVQKVALCGGAGSFLTGRALAAGADVYVTADVKYHEFFDANGRLVIADIGHWESEQYTSELLVELLQAKFPTFAVLKSAINTNPVRYF